From the Mycobacterium sp. 155 genome, the window AGAAGGAGACGATCCAAACCCGCACCTTCACCAACTACAACCATGCGCACACCTTGACGGTGCTCTACCACGAAGTGCTGCGCCATTACCGCGTCACCACCAAATGGATCCGGCGACGCCCAGCGGTGCTCATCCCCCGCCCCACCTACGGATGGGATAGCACCACGCTTCGTCAATATCGGCCGGCGCTTGAGGCGGCGCTGCTCGACCCGCTGGCGCAACCCGGCTTCGACGCCCTCGAACAACTCCTGCTCGTCGAGACCGACGACGCGTACAACCCCGCCCAGGGTCCCGTGCCGATCGTTCAGCAAAAAGACTGGCAATTCGCCGAATTCGAGATCACCACCAACGTCGCAGACAACACCAGCGGGGACCCGGTGTGGCTCTACGCCGAACGGCTCGGCCAACCCGACATCCAGATGGTCGAAGGCACCAACCCCAACATCAACTCCAACGGGCGATTCCAGAATCGACAGACAACAACGTTCACTGTCAGGGCCGACGGCGGGCAGCCCATCCGCTGGGGCGACCTCATCGGGTTCCACCTCTCCCGTCCCCAAGGGGCTGACCCAAAGTTCCTGTGGGTCTGCATCGTCGGCATCAGCACGGCCGCTCCCGGCGGGCAAATCGAACTGCGCCCACCCAATTCAGGTGAAGTGCATCTGCTTCAAGCCGACACGAACTACTTCGTCAGCATCACCGCCGCCGGTCCTGACGTCCCCCAGCCGGCCACCGCGCCCACCGGGCGCCGTCGCCTCACCATGCAGCAGAACGGCGCCATCGCACGCCTCACCGAACACATCCAGGCCTTCCCCGAGTATTACAGCAGCGTCCGCTACTTCGGCCGCCCCGCCGTGGACGTCGCCAAAGAACTCGCAGGCCTCTCGTGGAACGGCACCACCGTGCTCGACCACGTCGAACCCACTCCCTTAGAGATGTTCGGCAGCGATATCGCCTACCCCCTCGCCGGCGGCACCACCGCCATGGACTCACTGTCCGTCGACCTCGCCTCAGCACTCGACGGCGCCGACCCGACCCGCCGGCAATGGGCGATCGCCACGCTGGCCAGACTCAACGAAGAAGACCAGCAGAACGTCGCTGCTCTGCTGTCACTGGCCTCGTCACGCGCCGAACGCCTCGTCACGCTGCCCACGCGTGGCGTGTTCGCCGAAGGCCACCTCGGTCATTGCAACGTGGCCGAGGAGATCGACAACACCCGGTTCTGGAAATGGGAGGAGCACCCTCTGCCGATCGAAGCCCCGGAGATCGCCCCTGTTACCCCGGTCACCCCAGCGCCTCAAAACACCGCAGTGTCGCCCACACCGTTCCCCCAGTCGCTGGTCAACATCGTCAGTCCCACCGCGGCACCAGACCCGGTCGGGCTCAGCGCAGCCCTCAAACTCTTGGGCACCCCCAACATTTTCCGCGACATGTCCGGGGAATCCGAACTCACTGATCTCCTCAAGAAGCTTTCCGACAACACGATTTCGATCGCCGAGGCCGCCAACAAGGCCAGAGAGATTCAGGCGAAACTCGGCAGCGGAGCCGGATCAAGCGGGGGTTCCGGCGGCAGCACAACACCCAAAGCCGGACTGGGCGCCAACCGCACCACACCCGCCGACAGGAGCTCCACCACCACTCAGGACCTCCAAGATTTGCAACACGTCCTCAGCAATGCCCAAGGCAAGAACTTGCTCACCGCCGACGACGCCCGCAACGCGTACACCAATGCCCTGCAAAACGCCTACGCGCCACCGGTGACCGACGTGTCGTATCCGACTCCTGGCGGCGGCAGCGGCACAGGGGGTACGACGAGCACACCGATCTCGTCAGCCACCGACGCCCAACTCGCCGAAGCCGCGGCAGTGGTGTTCTTCAACGCAGTCGACATCGACAACTACTTCACCGACGTCACAGGCCAACCATTTGAGCAATGGTTCCGCAACAATCTCGCCGGCCGCAGCAGCTGGGCCGGCTTCACCCTCGCCAGCGACGCCACCACCCAGGACCGCTTCATCACACTGTGGAACGCTGTCCCCGCCGTTGTCGGCAGTGACCACGGAGACGGCACCCCCAGCATCACGCTCCCTGAGCTCGCCACCCTCCTCGCCATCATGCTCCACGAGACGGGGCCGGACCTGAACTTCCGGGGAGCCGAAGGAATTGGAAATGCAGCTCATCTCGGCCTGGCCTACGCATTCGAGCGCTTCCTGATTACGCCGGCCAATCGGAGCGAACAACCGTTCTGGAAAGCCTCGTACAACCTGTCGAACGGAAATCGCACTGCCTACGAGTGTTTCCACGATCCGGGCTACCTAAAGGTTTACGGCACATTGCAACCCACATCACAGACTGTGCGCGACCTCCCCGCATGGTCGGGCAAAGACTGGCCGCAGGGGGTGCCCACAACAAAGACTGGCGTCGAAACAGCGTTCCTGCAGGAGGCCGACTTCTACAAGTTCCGCGGCCGCGGCACCATCCAATCCACCGGGCGCGGCGCTTACCTTCCGATCGTGCGATACGTCCGCGGCTACAGCGGAGACGACACCAACGTCCTCGATGTCCAACAGCGTTGGAATGACATAGCAACCGCGGTAGCCGGGCAAGGGACCACCATCACCACCGATGACCAGTTCGCGTTCATATCCTCAAACATGGACTGGGACAAGCTCTTCCAGTCAATCCTCATCCAGGTGGTAGCTCTGCGCGGGCACAACAACATTGCGGGCAAACATTACCTACCGATGTCGTCGGACCCGACAGTCCTCAGAGGGACCGGACGCGGGTCAGCCTCATGGGTCGCACAAGCGATCTCCGGGAGAGACCCCCGCGACGACTCCTATCCTCTCGACGTCCGAAGCCGAATGCTCGAGTTCATTGGAACGCTCTGGAAGACTCCCATGCCACCCTTAGGGGGCACCGTTAACCTCTAACTGTCCTTCTTCCGCGCGAGCAATTCCCGCAACGCCTGCAACGCCCGAGACAAGGGCTTCCGGGGTTTCCGTCCAGACAAACAACGGCCAACCCCTTTGCAGGAACACCTGTGCTGCACACCGTTCCCGTAAAGGCTCAGTTCTCGCCACATCACCTAAGCGGGAGCTCGTCACGGATTTGTCGCTGTTGGAACAACAGCGCATCGCCACGCTGCGCGAGCGCGGGCAGGTCGACCGAACCAGCCGAGCGGTGTGCCCGATCCATCTTCCGTGCGGTCATGGCGCCGAGGCATTCACGCTAACACCAACGGCCTTCTGCGCCAGTTCTTTCCGAAGGGCAAAGATCTTCGATCTACACACAGCTACGCGCCGTCTTCCGCGCCCAAACCTGCATACGAGCGCAAAGCTGCCAGACCGACACCCTGGAAAAGAAGCGGGCCAGGGGATGTTTCCCCTGGCCCACGCCTTAGCTACGAAGCGCTCACAACATGCAGCTGACGCAGACCCAAGTGCGGATGTCTGTGCAGGTAGATGACTCGCAACCGATGAGACCCACTCCCGCGTGCCCCACCCGTGCCCCACACGCAGCTTCGACACGCCGAAGGCCTGGCGGCCGCCTCGGTAGAGGGTGTCGCACCAATCCTGCACAATCGAGGCAGGCCGCGAGTCCGTGCGCGGCCGTCGCTCCCCGGAGCGCCACAGGCACGTGCCGAACCCGCTGGATAGCGCTCGACTCCCGCCACGGACGGGACTGCCGAGGTAAGTCCGGCTCACTGCGCACCTGCAGGAGCCACTCCGTTGTCCAAGCTCGATCTCACAGCCCTCACCGTTGGCGGCATCGCCCCCTCCTTCGTCAGCGTCGAACACGCTGCACAACTGATGGACGTCAGCCACTGGACCGTCCGTAGGTGGATCACCAACGGGCACTTGGCCGCTCGCAAGATGCCGAGCGGTGGCCTTCGCGTCGCGGTCGTCGACCTGGAGAATATCGGTGAGCCGGTGCGGCCCGACAAGCAGAGGAAAGGCGCGGCGTAACCAACGCGTTCGGTCCCTCAACTGCGTCAAGCCCGGCAGCCGAATCGGCTGCCGGGCTTGTTCCGTCTCCGGGTCGGTCACCCGTGCTGCCCGCAGAGCGGCGGCCACCCGTCACCGGTTCCCCCGCACACCACGCAAGTGCGGCCGGCCAACTCCTCCGCCTCGTCGATCCTGTCGAACACCTTGTCCGCTGCGGCCGGCGACAGCGACGACGCCGTGGCCCCCGGATTGATCGAGCCGGGCTCGAAGTCGGCCACGACCAACTCGGGATCCAGCTCACGGACGTCTCGGATCATCCGTGCGTAGAGCTGCGCCCACCCGGGCCAGGGGCACGCCGGCCATATGTGCGGCCACCGCTCTTCGGTGTCGGTGTCGATGTCAGTGTCGGTCACGAGCTCTCCTCCGGCTCCGTTCCGGCGGCGGGTTCCGCCCACTCCAGCCCGATCACGCCACCGTCCCGGATCACCACCGCCGAGAGGTCGTGCGACCCGTCGCAGAACCCGCGCGCATGCAGCCACAGCCCATCTGCGGCCACGTCGTACACCAGCTCATCGCCGAGATCCCATGCCAGCGTCCCGTCGATCACCGCGGCAGTCGCGAACACCACCGGGTCACGCAGGGAGATGAAGTCGTCGTGGAACTCCTCCGGCTGGAAAATGTGCGTGGCGCAGGTGCCGTCGCGGTGCCGAACCCACACCAGACCGTGGCGGATCACCCTGACCTCGACCACCTCGGTGTCGCGCAGGTCCTGGGGCAGGTGCCGATGCACGTTGTCAGTCACGGCTGGCCCTTCCGGGACTGGAGGTCGTCCTCGTTGAGGGTCGCCACGGCGACCGTGGTCCCATCCGCATCGAAGACCTCCACCTCGAAATCGCGGCCGCCTGGGTGAACGTGGACGATCACGCCGCGGGCGCCCGCGGTCAGGCCCTCCGCTGGGACGTCGGTTGCCAGCGTCACCGGGTCGAGCTCACGGAACATCCGCTCCTCACTTCCTCTTCTTGCACGCGGCGCACCAGAACTCCGCCCGCCACTCGGTCTCGTTTTCCTGCACGCGTCCGCACCCGCCACAGGTGCTCCGCAGCTCGTTCAGCGCGGCGAACACGGCGTCTCTGCCCGCGTCCGTCGTGGTTGTGAACACCGCCTGCGGCCCAAGCCGACTCGCCGACACCATCTGCACCCGGGCACCGGGATCGACCTCGGCCAGCTCATCCACCAGCTGATCGACACGCTGCTGCCAGCCCGGGCGGTACCGCACGAGCGGACTTGAGGCGTGCCTGCCGCAGAGGGTCTTGATCCAGCCATTAGGGCGCCGGTGCCGCTCCGCCGGACTGACTCCGCAGACCTCGCATACGGTCGCTGACCGTTCCTCGGCCCGGTCGCAGATCGCCTGCGCCTGCGGGGTCCACGGGCTCACCTCGGCCCGCATCCAGCCGTACTTCTCGTACGTGGACACGTGGGTGACGCCGATCGCCGCCAACTCGGCGCGGAGGTCCGCCTCGATCTGGGCCCAGCCCCTGCCGACGCTCATCGCACCCGCTTGATCGCAGCAACCAGACCCGACTCCACCTCGGTGCCATCGGCCAACCGCACCCGCCACGCCCGCTGCACACTCGGTAGCGCCAGCACCGTCGCGTCACGGTGGCGGGTGCCGTCGATCGTCACCTCTGCGTGGTTCATGTCCCAGATGCTGGCGGCGTCGTCTCCGTAGCAGGCGACACTCCACACGCCGCGGTGTTCCGGCGTCAAGTCGTTCACCAGTTCGCCGATCCGCTCGTATCCCTCTGCGGTGGCGCAGGACGGGCACAGCGTCTTGAGCCACCGGCGTCGGTTGGCGTGCTGACTGCCGGGCTGCCCGCAGAGTTCGCACGTTGCTGAGCACCGGGTTTCGGCTTCCCGCACCAGTGCGCGCATGCGGTCACGGGCGCCGTCGACCTCAGTGTGGAAGTAGTACCGCAAGCCGGCGAACTTCTCCTTCACCTGCCGCAACTCGTAGACCGGATCGACCGCCGCGAGGTCAGCGTCGAGCTGGCAGATGATCGGATACCAGCCCTTGTCGCAGCTGATCCACCGTCCCCAGTCCGGCGGGATGCGCCGCATGATCGCGATGAGGGCCTCGCGGTACTCACCGGCATCATCCGGGACGTGGAGCTTGTCGCGGGTCGCGTCGGGGTCCATGTTGCTCAGCGTTTGCATCAGCTGACCGAACGCCGCGTGACGCTCGTCAAGGTCGCCGCTGTCCATTGCGGCGCGCAGGTCACCGGACGCCGCGCGGGCGGCACGCTGCTGCGCCTTCTCGGTGTCGGTCAGCTCCTCGGGTTCGCGGAGCGCCATGAGCCACGCCCGGGTCCGCGCGTAGCCGTTCGCGGCGTCTGCTTCGGCCTCAGCCAGTCCCCACAGCGTCGGTGCCCACAGCTGCACGGCTTCGTCTTCGGCGCCGGGTTCACCGAGGACCGCGCGGACACCGAGAACCTCGCCGCTGGACCAGACGGACTCGTAGTCGGACCAGCCGTCACGGCGGACGAGAGCTGCTCGCTCGCGAAGATCGGAAGCGCGGCGGTGACGGTGCTCGTCGCTGGGTGAATCGATCGGCATCAGCGGCCCTCCCGCAACAGCACTACTGCGCAGCCCTGGTCCTCGGTGATCGTCAGCGCCGCGATACCGGTGAACCCGGCCTCGTAGCCGGACGTCAACAGCGGGGTGTCCGCGGGGATGTACCTCAGCCGTTCCATGAGCTCCCCCACCGTGGCGACTGGCCCGGTGGCGATCTCCGCTGTGCTGTCGTCGGAGCAGCGGATCCACACCAAGCCCGCCTGCGGGACCGGCACGGCCTCGATGATGCGCATCTCCGCGTTGTCGTTCATGCCGTCAGTGTGGCGGTCCCGTCCGACATGTCGCGAGCGATTTCTCCGATGCACGATCTGGTGCATGTGCATCGGAGCATGCAGAACTCGACGGACCTGCGGCGATCCCGAAGGACGATGCATCTTCACCGGAAGTGCTTGAGCAGCAATTCTTTTCGGTGTATCCGATGTCGCACCCGCGTGGCACGATTCGGACATGCACACCACCGACACCCGCCCCGTCATCCGCGCCAGCACCGCGAGCATCGCCGCGGCGGCGGAGTTCTTGAGCATGATGTTCGACGCCCCGGTCGTGATCACCTCCGCTGGCGCCGAGGTACCGACCCCCGGCGAACGTCATCTGATCCTGATCGTCGCCGAGACCTCATCGATGGGAGATGCCGCATGAACGCCGCCACCCTGTCCAGGATCATGATCTTCACCGAGCCTGAGCACGTCGCCGACACCGTCGCCGTCCTCGCCGCACTCACCGAGACCAGGCCGACCACCGTGCCGATGCGCCGGCGGGACCGCATCACGATGGATCGCTACGAGATCATCAGTGGTGGGATCAACATCCAGGTGATGGGTGGTGACCCCGCCGTCCCCGCGCTGATCGAGTTCCACGTGCCCGGCGCTGTGGAGCTGGCCGCAGCGATCGAGCGGGTCTCGGCGGTGGGGTACACCGCTGAGCCGTGGCCAGTCGGTGATCCGGATCCTGCGCACGCTCTGATCCGGGTCGGCGAACTGGAGATCAACGTGCAGCGAGCACCGCGGTGATCACGGAGATACGTCTGGTCTCCAATGACGGGGGCTCCAGCGCGGCGTTCTGGTCGGTCATCTTCAACCGTCCGGCGGAGGACCTCGGCGGTGGTCGATGGCGTGTCACACCGGCGACCGGTCCCGCGATCGTGATCACCACAGCGTCCGTCGCGGAGACGATCAGCCGGTACGTCGATCTGACCGTGACAGTTGATCACGCGGCGGCGGATCGGTTGCGGGAGCTAGGCCGCTACGAAGTGGCGCTCGACGGAACCCAGGCAGTCGATCTCAATGGCTGCGACAACACCGTGTACCTGCGCCCACGCGGCTGGGATGGCGCGAGCGACGTTGCCTGGGAAGAGCCCAGCGACGAGGAGAAGAAACGGATCCGGGAGTCGACAGCATCGCCGCTGCGCCTGTCCCTGGTCGTGCTGTACATCCCGCCACCGACGCTGGACCGGGCCGCGGCGTTCTACGGGGCGATCCTCGATGTCGAACCGGTGCGGAAACAGAACGACGCCCAACCGGAGTACTACGTGATCAGTTCGTACGCCACCGGCCTGACGATCGAGGTCCACCCCGCGGTGTCGCGGCCGGCGACCGTGACAAGGTTGGAGTTCCGCGGCCCGCACGTCCGGCAGGCGATCCAGCGGCTGGCGGACGAGGCGTACGCGCTCCCGGAACCGCACACGTCTGGCGGGTGGTGGTGCAGCGACCCGGCGGGTAACACCGTGGTGCTGATGGGGTCCGCGAGCTACGACCGGTTGACGGAGCCGATGGGTCTGCGGTTCGTGGAGCTCACCGCCGAAGAGGCCACCGCGAACAGGCGGCGGGCACAGGAGCTGATCGGGAAGCCGTTGCCGGTGAGCGAGTACGAGCGGGGCTTGTACCTGGCGGAGGGGAAGCCGGTACCAGAGGACTGATCCCGCCGCTTCCGTCGATCAGTCGCTCGGCGTGCGATTACCGCCGCTGCTCGTCCACGCCGAGTTCGGCCAGCAGGCCCCGGATCCGCTGCTCGATCTCATCGCGGATGGGGCGGACGGCATCGACTCCCCGACCGGCGGGGTCGGGCAGCTCCCAGTTGAGGTACCGCACACCCGGGAAGAAGGGGCAGGCGTCACCGCAACCCATGGTGATCACCACGTCAGATGCCTCGACGGCGTCGGGGGTGAGGATCTTCGGCTTCTGGTCGGCGATGTCGATGCCGACCTCGGCCATCGCTCGCACGACGGAGGGGTTGATGGTGTCGGCGGGCGCGCTGCCGGCGGAGCGGACCTCCACCCGGTCGCCGCCGAGCGCGGTCAGGAACCCCGCGGCCATCTGTGAGCGGCCGGCGTTGTGTACGCACACGAACAGGACGGAGGGCTTGGACATCATGATTCCTTCGGAGTGAAGCGGGAGCGCAGGCCCAAGGACACGTAGACGAGGGCCACCAGGACGGGTACTTCGATCAGCGGGCCGACCACCCCGGCCAGCGCTTGGCCGGAGGTGGCACCGTAGGTGGCGATCGCCACGGCGATGGCCAGTTCGAAGTTGTTGCCCGCCGCGGTGAACGCCAGGGTGGTGGTCCGCTCGTAGCCGAGGTCCAGCACCATGCCCAGCAGGTAACCCCCGCCCCACATGATGGCGAAATATGCCAGCAGCGGCAGCGCGATGCGGGCAACGTCGAAGGGCCGGTTGGTGATCTGATCGCCTTGCAGCGCAAAGAGAATCACGATGGTGAACAGCAACCCGTAGAGCGCCCACGGCCCGATGCGCGGCAAGACCTTCGACTCATACCAGCCGCGGCCCTTGGTCTTGTCCCCGATGCGGCGCGAGAGGTAGCCGGCGGCCAAGGGGATGCCGAGGAAGATGAGCACGGATTTGGCGATCTGCCAGGGTGAGGTGGTGATGGTGGTCTGCGGTAGGTGCAGCCAGCCGGGTAGCACCGAGAGGTAGAACCAGCCCAACACGGCGAACATGATGACCTGGAAGATCGAGTTCAACGCGACGAGCACGGCGGCGGCTTCGCGGTCCCCGCAGGCCAGGTCGTTCCAGATGATCACCATGGCGATGCAGCGGGCCAACCCCACGATGATCAGCCCGGTGCGGTACTCGGGCAGATCCGGCAGCAGCAACCAGGCCAGGGCGAACATCAACGCCGGTCCGAGCACCCAGTTCAGCAGCAGCGAGGCGATCATCAGCTTGCGGTCGCCGGTGACCGTGTCGAGGCGGTCATAGCGCACCTTCGCCAGGACCGGATACATCATGATCAACAAGCCCAGGGCGATAGGCAGCGAAATCCCGTCGATCTGAACGCTTTCCAGCGCGGTGTTCAGACCCGGTATCCACCGGCCCAGCAGCAGCCCGACCAGCATGGCCGCGCCGATCCACACCGGCAGGAACCGATCCAGGGTGGAGAGCTTCGCGACGACCGGTTGGTGACTCGCAGAGGTCGATGCGGTCACTGCGGACCGCAGCAGACGGTGTCGTCGCCGGTGAGCAGATTCGGAGCGGCACCGAAGGTTTCGGCGTCGGCGAGCACGGTGTAGACCTCCCACCGCTCACCGCCCGGACCGGTCACCCACACCTTGTCTTGCGTCGCGAAGCAGCAGGTGGTGCCGATCTCCTCCTCGGTGAACATCCCGGCGTCAGTGAGGCGGACGATCTCGGCGTGCACGGTGGCGCTGGACTCGACTTCCACGCCGAGATGGTTGAGGGTACCGCCGTGACCGGGGTTCTCGATCAACACCAGTTTCAGCGGCGGATCGGCGATCGCGAAGTTGGCGTAGCCGGGCTTGACCTTGGCGGGTTCGGTGCCGAACAGCTTGGTGTAGAACCCGATCGACCCGTCGAGATCGTCGACGTTGAGGGCGAGCTGGATGCGGGACATGATGACGACCTCCCGAGCTTTGAGACGTATATCGAAACCGTTGACGGGACCGTTCTACCCACCTTTTCGACATATGTCAACGGGGTGCGTAGTATCGGACCATGCCCAAGGCCCTGCCCGTGATCGACATGACCGACCCGGTGTGCTGCTCCCCGGTCGCCGCGGCGCCGGCCGATGACGCCGCCGCCCTGGACGTGGCCATGCGCTTGAAGGCTCTCGCCGATCCCGTCCGAGTGAAGCTGCTGTCCCTGTTGTTCACGTGCGGCGAGCCGTGCACCACCGGGTCGCTGGCGGCCGCGGTCGATCTCGCTGAGTCCACGGTCAGCCACCACCTCGGGCAGCTCCGCACCGCCGGGTTCGTCACCTCGGACCGCCGCGGGATGAGCGTGCACCACACCCCGCGCCGCGACGCACTCACCGCGCTGTGCCGTGTGCTGGACCCCAACTGCTGCTGACGGCGGGGTGAACGGGCCGATCTCCTTGAAACCCTGAAGATCTCGCGCCGCGCACCCCCGCGGTGGACGCCGCGGGGGTACAGCTGCGGCATGACGAATCCGTACGACGACGAGCAGATCCACGACCAGGGTGACGAGTACAGCGACGAGGAGCGGCACCGCGATGAGTGACCTGATCGCGGAGATGCACCGGCTGCTCGACGCG encodes:
- a CDS encoding ArsI/CadI family heavy metal resistance metalloenzyme: MSRIQLALNVDDLDGSIGFYTKLFGTEPAKVKPGYANFAIADPPLKLVLIENPGHGGTLNHLGVEVESSATVHAEIVRLTDAGMFTEEEIGTTCCFATQDKVWVTGPGGERWEVYTVLADAETFGAAPNLLTGDDTVCCGPQ
- a CDS encoding helix-turn-helix domain-containing protein, which translates into the protein MSKLDLTALTVGGIAPSFVSVEHAAQLMDVSHWTVRRWITNGHLAARKMPSGGLRVAVVDLENIGEPVRPDKQRKGAA
- a CDS encoding Rv2640c family ArsR-like transcriptional regulator, with protein sequence MPKALPVIDMTDPVCCSPVAAAPADDAAALDVAMRLKALADPVRVKLLSLLFTCGEPCTTGSLAAAVDLAESTVSHHLGQLRTAGFVTSDRRGMSVHHTPRRDALTALCRVLDPNCC
- a CDS encoding VOC family protein; translation: MITEIRLVSNDGGSSAAFWSVIFNRPAEDLGGGRWRVTPATGPAIVITTASVAETISRYVDLTVTVDHAAADRLRELGRYEVALDGTQAVDLNGCDNTVYLRPRGWDGASDVAWEEPSDEEKKRIRESTASPLRLSLVVLYIPPPTLDRAAAFYGAILDVEPVRKQNDAQPEYYVISSYATGLTIEVHPAVSRPATVTRLEFRGPHVRQAIQRLADEAYALPEPHTSGGWWCSDPAGNTVVLMGSASYDRLTEPMGLRFVELTAEEATANRRRAQELIGKPLPVSEYERGLYLAEGKPVPED
- a CDS encoding DUF4926 domain-containing protein, with the translated sequence MFRELDPVTLATDVPAEGLTAGARGVIVHVHPGGRDFEVEVFDADGTTVAVATLNEDDLQSRKGQP